From a single Stomoxys calcitrans chromosome 4, idStoCalc2.1, whole genome shotgun sequence genomic region:
- the LOC106083007 gene encoding diacylglycerol lipase-alpha isoform X2: protein MPGLVVFRRRWSVGSDDLVVPGAFLLTIHLICAITVIVSLSTFKYDTTIFDVKLLFYHQIGYLVILCASLSIEIGICVISMRGSILDSDVRAPINFWIYFKTAVMLFDISWLILGSIWLSKYYLESPISTPKQIFFAIVIAGWALVFVTCITVWCTFDAAGRSWVKMKKYQRSMRETESRFNYKRSNSMNRNWRQRKVIRAYQDSWDHRCRLLFCCMGSSEQTRNSFTDIARLLSDFFRELDVVPSDVVAGLVLLRKFQRLEREAIVRQRKNGTYEFLSGVPITERTQFLALNDAKNYDFYQTVIHYMYFAQGAYGWPMYFIINRSKICNLVPELKCFGCCTAAATSEAEVIKDNCCYCNYAALKKTLQVGDIEIVYATYHVDVGETPFFVAIDYTQKKIVISIRGTLSMKDILTDLNAEAEVLPLSPPRDDWLGHKGMVQAAVYIKNKLEEENIIQRALNTNNERNTHTFGLVIVGHSLGAGAAAILAILLKPVYPTVQCFSYAPPGGLLSMPAVEYSKMFVTSIVLGKDVVPRIGLYQMEALRADLINAIQRSIDPKWKTISCSMLCCGCGPEPKSVVEMSGKDTHINKYQEERGTARSTSTHPADSSIALTLHQPLYPPGRIIHIVRHHPKADENVLKSREPVYQAIWAESTDFDEVLISPVMLQDHMPDKILAALKKVVTTSGPRKPHRQASNAFSMASNDLQRSNQDVYSCYNISSADIHQHHPDVMSQTSHHTAETRSNTTMNHTEAQMHASMSGQHQQQSRVCLETSFTNLHSPQMTHKHAHFSESISSSKASSLAGSVLSRSQLSSIQCDISSVVENSVATTVAVRKSPTGNGSTGLEQMTVHSTAKSKQVLFEEQTPPRQHNLHRHCSEKGSASKPKSLAIPPLRRASIDTTENNKADNWGVAPLASPETLSEISSVSSRNSLGASIDRQLHNMTNTAETMNKNGAISTEAEEIFESQLHTPKIMRRAPKFTENLSTCAEDKRKVDQYKRMGRVFVNHPLFNVHEPSQNSSEDEDDSFESANSYKKPTKELNSEPTTESLTQKRTEEANSENCQNHEHRENSTITNHLDAEHSPMTQPKTSEAKMQQLSYSDSNILYDNDIAEDLNKRAANSIRSSEDTLDYYSANSSIERVSNATNHNDEEPHEHQHLCYSNSPANISIPPGVLESHFPLHFDAFTSTAPATTTTSRDNNDDDEQPQQQQQHPQQTAPVQNLKTISILSSPSLLGRKRNKYCIYPSGITAPSCVSGGLQMQATTITSSTTTSSTTANLPEILVTNGSRPTKLMNESTV from the exons ATGCCTGGACTTGTTGTTTTTCGTAGGCGGTGGTCGGTGGGTTCAGATGATCTTGTTGTGCCTGGAGCATTCCTCTTAACAATTCATCTTATATG TGCTATAACAGTCATTGTGTCCCTTAGCACATTCAAATATGACACCACCATTTTCGATGTCAAACTACTTTTTTACCATCAAATAGGTTATTTAGTTATACTATGTG CCTCGCTAAGCATCGAAATTGGGATATGTGTTATTTCGATGAGAGGGAGTATACTGGACTCAGATGTTCGTGCCCCAAtaaatttttggatttatttcaaGACTG CTGTAATGCTCTTCGATATTTCCTGGTTGATTTTGGGATCAATATGGCTATCGAAATATTATCTGGAATCTCCAATCAGCACACCAAAACAAATCTTTTTCG CAATTGTGATTGCTGGTTGGGCTTTAGTATTCGTTACATGCATCACTGTTTGGTGTACTTTTGATGCAGCCGGCAGATCATGGGTGAAAATGAAGAAATATCAACGATCAATGCGTGAGACTGAATCGCGTTTTAATTATAAGCGAAGTAACAGTATGAACCGCAACTGGCGCCAAAG AAAAGTGATTCGAGCATATCAAGATAGTTGGGACCATCGGTGTCGTTTGCTTTTCTGTTGTATGGGCTCCTCGGAACAGACCCGCAACTCTTTCACCGACATAGCAAGACTGCTGAGTGACTTCTTTCGAGAGCTGGATGTTGTTCCATCGGATGTTGTGGCCGGCTTAGTattattgagaaaatttcaacgCCTAGAAAGGGAGGCTATAGTGAGACAG aGAAAAAATGGAACTTACGAATTCCTGAGTGGAGTGCCTATAACCGAACGTACCCAGTTCCTGGCACTGAATGATGCCAAAAATTATGATTTCTATCAAACGGTGATTCATTACATGTACTTTGCCCAAGGGGCATACGGCTGGCCCATGTACTTTATAATCAATCGCTCTAAAATATGCAATCTGGTGCCCGAATTAAA ATGCTTTGGTTGTTGCACTGCTGCGGCCACCTCTGAGGCGGAGGTGATAAAGGACAATTGTTGTTACTGTAACTATGCTGCCCTTAAAAAGACTCTACAAGTGGGTGATATAGAAATCGTCTATGCCACATATCACGTCGATGTTGGAGAAACTCCATTTTTTGTAGCCATTgattatacacagaaaaaaattgtgatCAGTATACGTGGCACTTTGAGTATGAAAGATATTCTTACAGATCTGAATGCAGAGGCTGAAGTTTTACCCTTAAGTCCACCACGTGATGATTGGCTAGGGCACAAGGGCATGGTCCAGGCAGCTGTGTATATCAAAAACAAATTGGAGGAGGAGAACATCATACAGAGGGCACTCAACACCAACAACGAAAGAAATACCCACACATTTGGTTTGGTAATTGTGGGACATTCATTGGGTGCTGGAGCGGCGGCTATTCTGGCCATACTTCTGAAACCTGTTTATCCAACAGTGCAGTGCTTTAGCTATGCCCCACCTGGTGGTCTATTAAG CATGCCGGCTGTTGaatattcaaaaatgtttgttacCTCCATTGTATTGGGCAAGGATGTGGTACCTCGTATTGGTCTGTATCAAATGGAAGCGCTAAGGGCTGATCTCATAAATGCCATTCAGCGCAGTATAGACCCAAAG TGGAAGACTATCTCTTGCTCAATGCTATGTTGTGGATGTGGGCCAGAGCCCAAATCAGTTGTAGAAATGTCTGGCAAAGATACTCACATTAACAAGTACCAAGAg GAACGTGGTACAGCTCGTTCAACCAGCACACATCCAGCTGATAGTTCAATAGCTTTAACCCTTCATCAGCCCCTATACCCGCCTGGACGCATTATACACATTGTTCGTCATCATCCAAAGGCCGACGA aAATGTATTGAAAAGTCGTGAACCTGTCTATCAGGCCATCTGGGCTGAATCAACCGACTTTGATGAAGTTCTCATATCCCCTGTTATGCTGCAGGACCATATGCCCGATAAAATATTGGCTGCACTTAAGAAG GTCGTGACAACCAGTGGCCCTCGGAAACCACATCGGCAAGCATCTAATGCCTTCTCCATGGCATCCAATGATCTGCAGAGAAGTAATCAGGATGTGTATAGTTGTTATAACATTTCCAGTGCCGATATTCACCAACATCATCCCGATGTTATGTCTCAAACATCTCACCACACTGCGGAAACACGTTCGAATACAACGATGAACCATACCGAGGCTCAAATGCATGCCTCAATGTCCGGCCAGCATCAGCAGCAGAGCAGAGTATGTTTGGAAACATCCTTTACAAACTTACATAGCCCCCAGATGACCCATAAACATGCGCATTTTAGTGAAAGCATCAGTTCCAGCAAAGCTTCATCTTTAGCCGGCAGTGTTCTCAGCCGAAGTCAGTTAAGCAGCATTCAATGTGATATCTCATCGGTGGTGGAGAATAGCGTAGCGACTACAGTGGCGGTGCGCAAAAGCCCTACTGGCAATGGCAGCACTGGGTTGGAGCAAATGACTGTCCATTCTACTGCCAAAAGTAAACAAGTCCTCTTCGAAGAACAAACTCCACCTAGACAACACAATTTGCATCGCCACTGTTCGGAGAAGGGGAGTGCCAGTAAACCAAAGTCCCTGGCAATACCCCCTTTGCGTCGCGCTTCAATTGACACTACTGAAAACAATAAGGCCGACAATTGGGGTGTGGCCCCCCTAGCAAGTCCCGAAACTCTGTCGGAGATATCCAGTGTTTCCTCCCGCAACAGTTTGGGTGCCAGTATTGATCGTCAACTACACAACATGACGAATACTGCGGAAACAATGAACAAAAATGGTGCAATTTCGACGGAGGCTGAAGAAATTTTCGAATCCCAGCTGCATACTCCTAAAATAATGCGACGAGCCCCAAAATTCACTGAAAACCTCTCCACATGTGCCGAGGATAAACGCAAGGTGGACCAATACAAGCGTATGGGCAGGGTATTTGTGAATCATCCACTATTCAACGTCCACGAACCCAGCCAAAATTCGAGTGAAGATGAGGATGATAGCTTCGAATCGGCCAATAGTTATAAGAAGCCAACTAAAGAGTTAAATAGCGAACCTACAACTGAATCTTTAACGCAGAAGAGGACAGAAGAAGCCAACAGCGAAAACTGCCAGAACCATGAACACAGGGAAAATTCCACTATCACCAATCACTTGGATGCTGAACATTCGCCCATGACGCAACCTAAGACAAGCGAGGCCAAAATGCAACAACTGAGTTACAGCGATAGCAATATTTTGTATGACAACGATATTGCCGAAGATCTAAACAAAAGGGCCGCAAACAGTATTAGGTCCTCGGAAGATACCCTGGACTACTACAGCGCCAATTCGTCTATAGAAAGGGTATCCAATGCCACAAATCACAACGACGAGGAACCCCATGAGCATCAGCACCTATGTTATTCTAATAGCCCAGCAAACATAAGCATACCTCCAGGAGTTCTGGAATCTCATTTCCCCTTACATTTCGATGCATTCACATCGACAGCACCAGCCACAACCACTACCAGCAGGGACAACAACGATGATGAtgaacaaccacaacaacaacaacaacacccacAACAGACTGCAccagtacaaaatttaaaaacgaTATCGATATTATCTAGTCCCTCATTATTGGGACGCAAACGAAACAAATATTGTATATATCCCTCCGGAATTACCGCGCCATCATGTGTTTCTGGTGGCCTCCAAATGCAGGCCACCACCATCACAAGCAGCACAACCACCTCTTCTACAACAGCAAATCTACCTGAAATACTCGTTACCAATGGTTCGAGACCCACAAAATTGATGAACGAAAGTACAGTGTAG
- the LOC106083007 gene encoding diacylglycerol lipase-alpha isoform X1 yields the protein MPGLVVFRRRWSVGSDDLVVPGAFLLTIHLICAITVIVSLSTFKYDTTIFDVKLLFYHQIGYLVILCASLSIEIGICVISMRGSILDSDVRAPINFWIYFKTAVMLFDISWLILGSIWLSKYYLESPISTPKQIFFAIVIAGWALVFVTCITVWCTFDAAGRSWVKMKKYQRSMRETESRFNYKRSNSMNRNWRQRKVIRAYQDSWDHRCRLLFCCMGSSEQTRNSFTDIARLLSDFFRELDVVPSDVVAGLVLLRKFQRLEREAIVRQRKNGTYEFLSGVPITERTQFLALNDAKNYDFYQTVIHYMYFAQGAYGWPMYFIINRSKICNLVPELKCFGCCTAAATSEAEVIKDNCCYCNYAALKKTLQVGDIEIVYATYHVDVGETPFFVAIDYTQKKIVISIRGTLSMKDILTDLNAEAEVLPLSPPRDDWLGHKGMVQAAVYIKNKLEEENIIQRALNTNNERNTHTFGLVIVGHSLGAGAAAILAILLKPVYPTVQCFSYAPPGGLLSMPAVEYSKMFVTSIVLGKDVVPRIGLYQMEALRADLINAIQRSIDPKWKTISCSMLCCGCGPEPKSVVEMSGKDTHINKYQEERGTARSTSTHPADSSIALTLHQPLYPPGRIIHIVRHHPKADEKKYDSGWRNVLKSREPVYQAIWAESTDFDEVLISPVMLQDHMPDKILAALKKVVTTSGPRKPHRQASNAFSMASNDLQRSNQDVYSCYNISSADIHQHHPDVMSQTSHHTAETRSNTTMNHTEAQMHASMSGQHQQQSRVCLETSFTNLHSPQMTHKHAHFSESISSSKASSLAGSVLSRSQLSSIQCDISSVVENSVATTVAVRKSPTGNGSTGLEQMTVHSTAKSKQVLFEEQTPPRQHNLHRHCSEKGSASKPKSLAIPPLRRASIDTTENNKADNWGVAPLASPETLSEISSVSSRNSLGASIDRQLHNMTNTAETMNKNGAISTEAEEIFESQLHTPKIMRRAPKFTENLSTCAEDKRKVDQYKRMGRVFVNHPLFNVHEPSQNSSEDEDDSFESANSYKKPTKELNSEPTTESLTQKRTEEANSENCQNHEHRENSTITNHLDAEHSPMTQPKTSEAKMQQLSYSDSNILYDNDIAEDLNKRAANSIRSSEDTLDYYSANSSIERVSNATNHNDEEPHEHQHLCYSNSPANISIPPGVLESHFPLHFDAFTSTAPATTTTSRDNNDDDEQPQQQQQHPQQTAPVQNLKTISILSSPSLLGRKRNKYCIYPSGITAPSCVSGGLQMQATTITSSTTTSSTTANLPEILVTNGSRPTKLMNESTV from the exons ATGCCTGGACTTGTTGTTTTTCGTAGGCGGTGGTCGGTGGGTTCAGATGATCTTGTTGTGCCTGGAGCATTCCTCTTAACAATTCATCTTATATG TGCTATAACAGTCATTGTGTCCCTTAGCACATTCAAATATGACACCACCATTTTCGATGTCAAACTACTTTTTTACCATCAAATAGGTTATTTAGTTATACTATGTG CCTCGCTAAGCATCGAAATTGGGATATGTGTTATTTCGATGAGAGGGAGTATACTGGACTCAGATGTTCGTGCCCCAAtaaatttttggatttatttcaaGACTG CTGTAATGCTCTTCGATATTTCCTGGTTGATTTTGGGATCAATATGGCTATCGAAATATTATCTGGAATCTCCAATCAGCACACCAAAACAAATCTTTTTCG CAATTGTGATTGCTGGTTGGGCTTTAGTATTCGTTACATGCATCACTGTTTGGTGTACTTTTGATGCAGCCGGCAGATCATGGGTGAAAATGAAGAAATATCAACGATCAATGCGTGAGACTGAATCGCGTTTTAATTATAAGCGAAGTAACAGTATGAACCGCAACTGGCGCCAAAG AAAAGTGATTCGAGCATATCAAGATAGTTGGGACCATCGGTGTCGTTTGCTTTTCTGTTGTATGGGCTCCTCGGAACAGACCCGCAACTCTTTCACCGACATAGCAAGACTGCTGAGTGACTTCTTTCGAGAGCTGGATGTTGTTCCATCGGATGTTGTGGCCGGCTTAGTattattgagaaaatttcaacgCCTAGAAAGGGAGGCTATAGTGAGACAG aGAAAAAATGGAACTTACGAATTCCTGAGTGGAGTGCCTATAACCGAACGTACCCAGTTCCTGGCACTGAATGATGCCAAAAATTATGATTTCTATCAAACGGTGATTCATTACATGTACTTTGCCCAAGGGGCATACGGCTGGCCCATGTACTTTATAATCAATCGCTCTAAAATATGCAATCTGGTGCCCGAATTAAA ATGCTTTGGTTGTTGCACTGCTGCGGCCACCTCTGAGGCGGAGGTGATAAAGGACAATTGTTGTTACTGTAACTATGCTGCCCTTAAAAAGACTCTACAAGTGGGTGATATAGAAATCGTCTATGCCACATATCACGTCGATGTTGGAGAAACTCCATTTTTTGTAGCCATTgattatacacagaaaaaaattgtgatCAGTATACGTGGCACTTTGAGTATGAAAGATATTCTTACAGATCTGAATGCAGAGGCTGAAGTTTTACCCTTAAGTCCACCACGTGATGATTGGCTAGGGCACAAGGGCATGGTCCAGGCAGCTGTGTATATCAAAAACAAATTGGAGGAGGAGAACATCATACAGAGGGCACTCAACACCAACAACGAAAGAAATACCCACACATTTGGTTTGGTAATTGTGGGACATTCATTGGGTGCTGGAGCGGCGGCTATTCTGGCCATACTTCTGAAACCTGTTTATCCAACAGTGCAGTGCTTTAGCTATGCCCCACCTGGTGGTCTATTAAG CATGCCGGCTGTTGaatattcaaaaatgtttgttacCTCCATTGTATTGGGCAAGGATGTGGTACCTCGTATTGGTCTGTATCAAATGGAAGCGCTAAGGGCTGATCTCATAAATGCCATTCAGCGCAGTATAGACCCAAAG TGGAAGACTATCTCTTGCTCAATGCTATGTTGTGGATGTGGGCCAGAGCCCAAATCAGTTGTAGAAATGTCTGGCAAAGATACTCACATTAACAAGTACCAAGAg GAACGTGGTACAGCTCGTTCAACCAGCACACATCCAGCTGATAGTTCAATAGCTTTAACCCTTCATCAGCCCCTATACCCGCCTGGACGCATTATACACATTGTTCGTCATCATCCAAAGGCCGACGA GAAGAAATATGACAGTGGTTGGAG aAATGTATTGAAAAGTCGTGAACCTGTCTATCAGGCCATCTGGGCTGAATCAACCGACTTTGATGAAGTTCTCATATCCCCTGTTATGCTGCAGGACCATATGCCCGATAAAATATTGGCTGCACTTAAGAAG GTCGTGACAACCAGTGGCCCTCGGAAACCACATCGGCAAGCATCTAATGCCTTCTCCATGGCATCCAATGATCTGCAGAGAAGTAATCAGGATGTGTATAGTTGTTATAACATTTCCAGTGCCGATATTCACCAACATCATCCCGATGTTATGTCTCAAACATCTCACCACACTGCGGAAACACGTTCGAATACAACGATGAACCATACCGAGGCTCAAATGCATGCCTCAATGTCCGGCCAGCATCAGCAGCAGAGCAGAGTATGTTTGGAAACATCCTTTACAAACTTACATAGCCCCCAGATGACCCATAAACATGCGCATTTTAGTGAAAGCATCAGTTCCAGCAAAGCTTCATCTTTAGCCGGCAGTGTTCTCAGCCGAAGTCAGTTAAGCAGCATTCAATGTGATATCTCATCGGTGGTGGAGAATAGCGTAGCGACTACAGTGGCGGTGCGCAAAAGCCCTACTGGCAATGGCAGCACTGGGTTGGAGCAAATGACTGTCCATTCTACTGCCAAAAGTAAACAAGTCCTCTTCGAAGAACAAACTCCACCTAGACAACACAATTTGCATCGCCACTGTTCGGAGAAGGGGAGTGCCAGTAAACCAAAGTCCCTGGCAATACCCCCTTTGCGTCGCGCTTCAATTGACACTACTGAAAACAATAAGGCCGACAATTGGGGTGTGGCCCCCCTAGCAAGTCCCGAAACTCTGTCGGAGATATCCAGTGTTTCCTCCCGCAACAGTTTGGGTGCCAGTATTGATCGTCAACTACACAACATGACGAATACTGCGGAAACAATGAACAAAAATGGTGCAATTTCGACGGAGGCTGAAGAAATTTTCGAATCCCAGCTGCATACTCCTAAAATAATGCGACGAGCCCCAAAATTCACTGAAAACCTCTCCACATGTGCCGAGGATAAACGCAAGGTGGACCAATACAAGCGTATGGGCAGGGTATTTGTGAATCATCCACTATTCAACGTCCACGAACCCAGCCAAAATTCGAGTGAAGATGAGGATGATAGCTTCGAATCGGCCAATAGTTATAAGAAGCCAACTAAAGAGTTAAATAGCGAACCTACAACTGAATCTTTAACGCAGAAGAGGACAGAAGAAGCCAACAGCGAAAACTGCCAGAACCATGAACACAGGGAAAATTCCACTATCACCAATCACTTGGATGCTGAACATTCGCCCATGACGCAACCTAAGACAAGCGAGGCCAAAATGCAACAACTGAGTTACAGCGATAGCAATATTTTGTATGACAACGATATTGCCGAAGATCTAAACAAAAGGGCCGCAAACAGTATTAGGTCCTCGGAAGATACCCTGGACTACTACAGCGCCAATTCGTCTATAGAAAGGGTATCCAATGCCACAAATCACAACGACGAGGAACCCCATGAGCATCAGCACCTATGTTATTCTAATAGCCCAGCAAACATAAGCATACCTCCAGGAGTTCTGGAATCTCATTTCCCCTTACATTTCGATGCATTCACATCGACAGCACCAGCCACAACCACTACCAGCAGGGACAACAACGATGATGAtgaacaaccacaacaacaacaacaacacccacAACAGACTGCAccagtacaaaatttaaaaacgaTATCGATATTATCTAGTCCCTCATTATTGGGACGCAAACGAAACAAATATTGTATATATCCCTCCGGAATTACCGCGCCATCATGTGTTTCTGGTGGCCTCCAAATGCAGGCCACCACCATCACAAGCAGCACAACCACCTCTTCTACAACAGCAAATCTACCTGAAATACTCGTTACCAATGGTTCGAGACCCACAAAATTGATGAACGAAAGTACAGTGTAG
- the LOC106083007 gene encoding diacylglycerol lipase-alpha isoform X3 codes for MPGLVVFRRRWSVGSDDLVVPGAFLLTIHLICAITVIVSLSTFKYDTTIFDVKLLFYHQIGYLVILCASLSIEIGICVISMRGSILDSDVRAPINFWIYFKTAVMLFDISWLILGSIWLSKYYLESPISTPKQIFFAIVIAGWALVFVTCITVWCTFDAAGRSWVKMKKYQRSMRETESRFNYKRSNSMNRNWRQRKVIRAYQDSWDHRCRLLFCCMGSSEQTRNSFTDIARLLSDFFRELDVVPSDVVAGLVLLRKFQRLEREAIVRQRKNGTYEFLSGVPITERTQFLALNDAKNYDFYQTVIHYMYFAQGAYGWPMYFIINRSKICNLVPELKCFGCCTAAATSEAEVIKDNCCYCNYAALKKTLQVGDIEIVYATYHVDVGETPFFVAIDYTQKKIVISIRGTLSMKDILTDLNAEAEVLPLSPPRDDWLGHKGMVQAAVYIKNKLEEENIIQRALNTNNERNTHTFGLVIVGHSLGAGAAAILAILLKPVYPTVQCFSYAPPGGLLSMPAVEYSKMFVTSIVLGKDVVPRIGLYQMEALRADLINAIQRSIDPKWKTISCSMLCCGCGPEPKSVVEMSGKDTHINKYQEERGTARSTSTHPADSSIALTLHQPLYPPGRIIHIVRHHPKADEKKYDSGWRNVLKSREPVYQAIWAESTDFDEVLISPVMLQDHMPDKILAALKKVITDAVDDSSSLDSSLNLNSRPHLLAQV; via the exons ATGCCTGGACTTGTTGTTTTTCGTAGGCGGTGGTCGGTGGGTTCAGATGATCTTGTTGTGCCTGGAGCATTCCTCTTAACAATTCATCTTATATG TGCTATAACAGTCATTGTGTCCCTTAGCACATTCAAATATGACACCACCATTTTCGATGTCAAACTACTTTTTTACCATCAAATAGGTTATTTAGTTATACTATGTG CCTCGCTAAGCATCGAAATTGGGATATGTGTTATTTCGATGAGAGGGAGTATACTGGACTCAGATGTTCGTGCCCCAAtaaatttttggatttatttcaaGACTG CTGTAATGCTCTTCGATATTTCCTGGTTGATTTTGGGATCAATATGGCTATCGAAATATTATCTGGAATCTCCAATCAGCACACCAAAACAAATCTTTTTCG CAATTGTGATTGCTGGTTGGGCTTTAGTATTCGTTACATGCATCACTGTTTGGTGTACTTTTGATGCAGCCGGCAGATCATGGGTGAAAATGAAGAAATATCAACGATCAATGCGTGAGACTGAATCGCGTTTTAATTATAAGCGAAGTAACAGTATGAACCGCAACTGGCGCCAAAG AAAAGTGATTCGAGCATATCAAGATAGTTGGGACCATCGGTGTCGTTTGCTTTTCTGTTGTATGGGCTCCTCGGAACAGACCCGCAACTCTTTCACCGACATAGCAAGACTGCTGAGTGACTTCTTTCGAGAGCTGGATGTTGTTCCATCGGATGTTGTGGCCGGCTTAGTattattgagaaaatttcaacgCCTAGAAAGGGAGGCTATAGTGAGACAG aGAAAAAATGGAACTTACGAATTCCTGAGTGGAGTGCCTATAACCGAACGTACCCAGTTCCTGGCACTGAATGATGCCAAAAATTATGATTTCTATCAAACGGTGATTCATTACATGTACTTTGCCCAAGGGGCATACGGCTGGCCCATGTACTTTATAATCAATCGCTCTAAAATATGCAATCTGGTGCCCGAATTAAA ATGCTTTGGTTGTTGCACTGCTGCGGCCACCTCTGAGGCGGAGGTGATAAAGGACAATTGTTGTTACTGTAACTATGCTGCCCTTAAAAAGACTCTACAAGTGGGTGATATAGAAATCGTCTATGCCACATATCACGTCGATGTTGGAGAAACTCCATTTTTTGTAGCCATTgattatacacagaaaaaaattgtgatCAGTATACGTGGCACTTTGAGTATGAAAGATATTCTTACAGATCTGAATGCAGAGGCTGAAGTTTTACCCTTAAGTCCACCACGTGATGATTGGCTAGGGCACAAGGGCATGGTCCAGGCAGCTGTGTATATCAAAAACAAATTGGAGGAGGAGAACATCATACAGAGGGCACTCAACACCAACAACGAAAGAAATACCCACACATTTGGTTTGGTAATTGTGGGACATTCATTGGGTGCTGGAGCGGCGGCTATTCTGGCCATACTTCTGAAACCTGTTTATCCAACAGTGCAGTGCTTTAGCTATGCCCCACCTGGTGGTCTATTAAG CATGCCGGCTGTTGaatattcaaaaatgtttgttacCTCCATTGTATTGGGCAAGGATGTGGTACCTCGTATTGGTCTGTATCAAATGGAAGCGCTAAGGGCTGATCTCATAAATGCCATTCAGCGCAGTATAGACCCAAAG TGGAAGACTATCTCTTGCTCAATGCTATGTTGTGGATGTGGGCCAGAGCCCAAATCAGTTGTAGAAATGTCTGGCAAAGATACTCACATTAACAAGTACCAAGAg GAACGTGGTACAGCTCGTTCAACCAGCACACATCCAGCTGATAGTTCAATAGCTTTAACCCTTCATCAGCCCCTATACCCGCCTGGACGCATTATACACATTGTTCGTCATCATCCAAAGGCCGACGA GAAGAAATATGACAGTGGTTGGAG aAATGTATTGAAAAGTCGTGAACCTGTCTATCAGGCCATCTGGGCTGAATCAACCGACTTTGATGAAGTTCTCATATCCCCTGTTATGCTGCAGGACCATATGCCCGATAAAATATTGGCTGCACTTAAGAAGGTAATAACCGATGCGGTGGATGACTCGTCATCATTGGATAGTAGTCTTAATTTGAATTCCCGTCCACATTTGCTTGCCCAAGTCTGA